The Syntrophobacterales bacterium genome has a segment encoding these proteins:
- a CDS encoding 4Fe-4S binding protein translates to MNDNSVTKKLMFYFPKCVCDEPIIYRLVKDYQLIVNVYRAKVTPEEEGYLVLDVTGKEAAIQRAIDFVKTFNVTVNSSGKGVVRDEERCADCGYCVPYCRPGALKIADRATRKVAYDESKCIECLACVRICPFGACTSAF, encoded by the coding sequence ATGAACGACAATTCCGTTACCAAAAAACTGATGTTCTACTTTCCCAAATGCGTCTGCGACGAACCGATCATTTACCGCCTGGTGAAGGATTATCAACTTATCGTCAATGTCTATCGGGCAAAGGTCACCCCGGAAGAGGAAGGATATCTTGTGCTGGACGTCACGGGCAAGGAGGCGGCGATCCAGCGCGCAATCGATTTTGTAAAGACCTTCAACGTCACGGTCAATTCTTCCGGGAAGGGGGTCGTGCGCGACGAGGAACGATGCGCCGATTGCGGCTACTGCGTCCCCTACTGTCGCCCCGGGGCGCTGAAAATCGCAGACCGCGCCACCCGCAAGGTTGCCTACGACGAATCCAAATGCATCGAGTGCCTGGCCTGCGTCCGGATCTGTCCCTTCGGCGCGTGCACATCGGCATTCTGA
- a CDS encoding homocysteine biosynthesis protein, with protein sequence MGNEIMKTYEQINDRIESGKAVVLTADEIMDYVDKKGLKAAAREVDVVTTATFGPMCSSGCFLNFGHSKPKIRMSEAWIADVLAYTGLAAVDVYLGCTQLRHGDPANMYPPGEFRYGGGHVIEDLVAGKTLQLFALSYGTDCYPLREIRTYFTIDDLNQAIMVNPRNCYQNYNVAVNRSEQTIYTYMGKLEPHQKNANYCSAGQLSPLLNDPFYETIGVGTRVWLAGAHGHVYAEGTQHAGGGARTPEGVPIGGAGTLALTGDMKQMKKEFVRGVSFIGYGVSLALGVGIPIPILNEEVLRRTCVRDRDILAPVVDYGFDYPQNTGNVLGRVSYEQLRTGRIEVDGKTIEEVGSLSSYSKALEIANLLADELRRGDFQLSAPFAPLRKDAKMKPLVKRRGNR encoded by the coding sequence ATGGGGAATGAAATCATGAAAACTTATGAACAGATAAACGATCGCATCGAATCAGGGAAAGCCGTTGTGTTGACGGCCGATGAGATCATGGATTACGTGGACAAAAAGGGACTCAAGGCCGCGGCCAGGGAGGTGGATGTCGTCACAACGGCGACCTTCGGACCTATGTGTTCATCCGGCTGCTTTTTGAACTTCGGCCATTCCAAGCCGAAGATCCGGATGTCCGAGGCATGGATTGCCGATGTTCTGGCTTACACGGGCCTCGCCGCAGTCGATGTCTATCTCGGGTGCACGCAACTGCGTCATGGCGATCCGGCGAACATGTATCCGCCGGGTGAGTTCCGGTACGGCGGCGGCCATGTGATCGAGGATCTCGTCGCGGGAAAGACGCTCCAGCTCTTCGCCCTTTCCTACGGCACGGACTGCTACCCGCTCCGGGAGATCCGCACCTATTTTACCATCGACGACCTGAATCAGGCGATCATGGTCAATCCGCGCAATTGCTATCAAAACTACAATGTGGCGGTCAACCGGTCTGAGCAGACTATTTACACCTATATGGGCAAGCTCGAACCCCATCAGAAAAACGCAAACTACTGCTCCGCGGGGCAATTGTCGCCGCTGCTCAACGACCCCTTCTATGAAACCATCGGTGTCGGCACGCGCGTCTGGCTGGCCGGCGCCCACGGGCATGTCTATGCTGAAGGAACGCAGCATGCCGGCGGCGGCGCCAGAACGCCGGAGGGCGTGCCGATAGGCGGAGCGGGAACGCTGGCCTTGACCGGCGACATGAAGCAGATGAAGAAGGAATTCGTGCGCGGCGTCAGTTTCATCGGCTATGGGGTTTCGCTGGCGCTGGGGGTTGGAATCCCGATTCCGATTCTCAATGAAGAGGTCCTGAGGCGAACGTGCGTGCGCGATCGGGACATTCTGGCCCCGGTGGTGGATTATGGCTTCGATTATCCGCAAAATACGGGCAACGTCCTCGGTCGCGTCAGCTATGAGCAATTGCGTACCGGCCGGATCGAGGTGGACGGCAAAACGATAGAGGAAGTCGGCTCGTTGTCTTCCTACTCCAAGGCATTGGAGATTGCCAACCTGCTGGCGGATGAGCTGCGCAGGGGAGATTTTCAGCTTTCAGCCCCGTTTGCCCCCCTGCGTAAGGACGCAAAAATGAAGCCGCTTGTCAAGAGGAGGGGAAACCGATGA